The DNA sequence CTTGCGCTTACCGCCATAAGCCTTCTCAACTGCGGCGTCGACCACCTTGATCATCACTGGAGTGATGTCCATCCCGGTACCATCCCCCTCGATAAACGGAATAATGGGGTTATTAGGAACATTGATTGAAAAATCTGGATTAACCGTAATTTTTTCACCAGCTGGGACTTTAATGTGCTTGTACATGATGCTTTTCTCCGTTTAACGAATATGGTATTTTCACATGAGGCAAAACTGCCTATTCCTGAAAACGCCCTATTTTAATTCCCCTCGCCCTATGATCCGCAAATACTTGACCATTCTGGCGGCTTGTTTTTTCTTCATCCTCACAGAAAATACCGCTGCTCAAGGCTCCTCCTTGCCAATCATTGAACTCAAGGCTGGAATGCACCGAATTGAGGCTGAACTCGCCGACACCCCAGCAGCAAGGCAAACGGGCTTAATGTACCGAACGTTTATGCCCACCAATGCTGGAATGCTCTTTGTTTTTCCAGAAAAGGCCATTCATTGCTTTTGGATGCGCAATACAAAATTACCGCTAACCATCGCGTTTATTGATGATGATGGCAAGATCGTGAATCTCTCCGATATGGAGCCCGAAACTCAGAATAATCACTGTCCCCGAGCGCCGGTTCGGTTCGCTCTCGAAATGAATCAGAAATGGTTTGCGCAACGGGCTCTTGGGCCCGGCACGGTGATTACAGGCTTACCAAAACGCTAGTAGCTAGCCAAAGTGACAAACGTAATGCACTGGTTGCTCAGCACGAATTACAAAATATCCACCGGCCTCAACAGTCCATGATTGCCCTGCAGTAAAGGTCTGTTCGGCGTGACCATTGATGCTGACATATGCGGTGCCCTCAACGACTTCCATCACCTCTTTGGTGCTTAGGTCAAAACGTAAGGTGCTGGGCAAAATCACCCCAACTGATTTACGGACCCCATTGGGTAGTGTGACCGTATGCGATACGCACTTCCCATCAAAATAAACATTTGCTTTTTTACCAACTGAAACGCCATCGAACTGCATATCAACTCTTTCCTAGTTTGGTGATTATTTTGCGCGTTTACGTTTTGCGATTTCAGCAATCCGCATCCGCAATGCATTAAGTTTAATAAAGCCACCGGCATCGGCTTGGTTATATGCGCCGCCATCATCATCAAAGGTTGCAATGGTTTGATCAAACAAGGTATTGGCTGAATCGCGTGCCAACACAGAAACTGAACCTTTGTATAACTTGAGACGCACAACCCCATTCACAGTTTTCTGAGTATGGTCAATTAAAGTCTGTAATGCCAAGCGCTCAGGCGACCACCAATAGCCGTTATAGATCAGCGCGGCATAGCGCGGCATCAGATCATCCTTGAGATGAGCGACTTCACGATCTAAGGTAATACTTTCAATCGCACGATGCGCTTTGAGCAAAATAGTTCCGCCAGGCGTCTCATAGCAACCCCGGCTCTTCATCCCGACGAAACGATTCTCGACCAGATCCAGTCGGCCAATACCGTGCGCACCGCCCAGTCGATTTAACTCGGATAGTAATTCGTGAGGCTTTAAGGATTTCCCATTGATCGCGACTGGATCACCTTGCTTAAATTCGATTTCAATCACCTGCGCTTGATCGGGGGCCTTCTCCGGGGAAACGGTCCAGCGCCACATTGCCTCTTCCGCTTCTGCGTTTGGATCTTCGAGATGCCGCCCCTCAAAACTAATGTGTAATAAATTAGCATCCATGGAATAAGGAGCACCCCCTTGTTTATGTTTCATCTCCACAGGGATGTCATGTTTTTCTGCATAAGCTAGAAGTTTTTCTCGCGAGAGCAAATCCCACTCACGCCAGGGAGCAATTACCTTGATTCCGGGCTCAAGTGCGTAGTAACCAAGTTCAAACCGCACTTGATCATTCCCTTTACCGGTAGCGCCGTGGGATACCGCATCTGCGCCTACTTGACGGGCGATCTCAATTTGACGTTTTGCGATTAAAGGGCGAGCAATTGATGTTCCTAGCAAATACTCGCCTTCGTAAATCGTGTTTGCCCGAAACATTGGAAACACAAAGTCACGCACAAACTCTTCACGCAGATCATCAATAAAGATGTGCTCGGGCTTAATTCCAAATTTGAGTGCCTTAGCGCGTGCAGGTTCGAGCTCCTCGCCTTGCCCCAAGTCGGCGGTAAAGGTAACGATCTCACAACCATAAGTATCTTGAAGCCATTTCAGAATCACGCTGGTATCAAGGCCGCCAGAATAGGCTAATACTGCTTTTTTAATTTCAGACATAGTGTTTACGATCTCAATAAGTTAAGCAATCACTGCGATGACGAAAATTGATTTTATAAGCGACCACAGAGTAAGAATTCCATCAGAGCCTTTTGGACATGCAGCCGGTTTTCAGCCTCCTCCCAAACAACACTTTGGGGGCCATCAATTACTCCGGCACTAACCTCCTCGCCGCGATGCGCAGGCAAACAGTGCATGAAGAGTGCGTCAGGATGGGCTAATGCCATTAACTGCTCGGTCACCATCCAGTTCTTGAATGCTGCCATCCGCGTTGCGTTCTCAGCCTCATATCCCATGCTGGTCCATACATCAGTGCTTACCAAATCGGCGCCCTTACACGCATCCTTTGGGTCAGCACAGACGACGAGATGATTAAAGGCTGATGGCTGAAGGCGGGAGCGTTCCAACTGATATCCCTCGGGGGCAGAGAAGCGGAACTCAAAATCCAGTTTCTCAGCCGCCTGAATCCAGGTGTACGCCATATTGTTCGCATCACCAACCCATGCCACCGTTTTCCCCTGAATCGGTCCGCGTGCCTCGACATAGGTAAATACATCGGCTAATACTTGGCAAGGGTGATATTGATTGGTCAAACCATTCATGACAGGAACTCGCGAGTTGGCAGCAAAGCGCTCAATCGTCTCTTGCTCAAAGGTCCTAATCATGATGATGTCAGTCATCCGTGAGATGACTTGCGCAGCATCCTCGATCGGCTCACCCCGTCCTAACTGGGTATCACGCGTGTTCATGTAAACCGCATGCCCACCCAACTGATGAACGCCTGCTTCAAAAGAAAGGCGAGTACGGGTCGAGTGTTTTTCGAAGATCATGGCTAGAGTGCGATCGTGCAATGGATGCCAGGTCTCGTAGCGCTTAAACCGCTCCTTTAACCACGCGGCGCGACCAAACAGATACTCGTACTCATCACGACTAAAGTCCGAAAATTGCAGGTAATGCCTAAGTCGGCCAGGAGATTGTGGCTTAGCCAGTGATTGGCCATTACCCCACTCTGCAAACTGAGCACTTGATGATGCGATCGAAGTGTTATGCGGCTTATTGTGCAAAAGAACGCTCCACTAAACAAAAACCCGCTCAACAGGAGAGCGGGTCAGAAAATCAGTACTTCCTTAGGCCCGCAACAGGCCTAAAAATTAGGCCATTGCTTTAATCGCAGCAGATAGTCGTGACTTCTGGCGAGCGGCAGTATTTTTATGGGCAATCTTTTTATCGGTAATCTTATCGATGGTCGATTGCGCAGCAACAAATACTTTCTTTGCAGCATCTTTATCGCCAGCTTCAATTGCTTTGCGAACTGCCTTAATGGAAGTGCGAAGTTTGGAACGCAAACTAGCGTTGTGAGCATTGAGCTTCACGGATTGACGAGCGCGCTTGCGAGCTTGTGCGGTATTAGCCATTCAATTAACCTATCTAAACAAATAATTAGAATGAAATCAGTCCCTTAAAGAAAGTGGGGCTAAATTCATTAGCGTTATATGAGATCAAATATCCGATCTCGAAAACCTGACATTCTACCTTAAAGACCCCAAAATGCCCACCCCTCCCCCCAAATAAGGGAAAATTAGGCCATGAACCTCCTCTCTGCCGCAGCGAAGGTAAGCTCCCTGACCATGGTTTCCCGCATTACGGGATTGGTTCGGGAAACCTTGATCGCTAGAAGCTTTGGGGCCTCGGAGTGGACCGATGCCTTTAATGTAGCCTTCAGACTCCCCAATCTATTGCGTCGGCTCTTCGCAGAGGGGGCTTTCTCCCAGGCTTTTGTACCAATCCTGGGAGAAATCTCCAATCGGGGAGAAAAAGATCAGACCCGAGCGCTAATAGACGCGATTGCCACCATTCTGTTTTGGGCCCTCAGTCTCACGGTCATGATTGGGGTCATCGCAGCACCAATCCTGGTTTTTATTATTGCAGCGGGTCTCAAGGATGGGGCCGCTTTTGAGACCACCGTCTTTATGACACGGGTCATGTTTCCTTATATTGGCCTCATTTCCATGGTTTCGTTATCAGCGGGCATCCTCAATACCTTTGGACGCTTTGCGGTTCCTGCCTTTACCCCTGTACTCCTCAATCTTTCCCTAATCGGTGGCGCCCTTTTTATTGCACCCACCTTAGAGCAACCGATTTACGCCTTAAGCATCGGGGTCATGATCGGTGGTGTCTTGCAGCTGGCGATTCAGATTCCAGCCTTAATGCGACTCGGATTATTGCCTCGGATTGGCTTGCTCCCCAGAAAAATCAAATCCGCCTGGCAAAATCCAGATGCCCGCCGTGTCCTAAAACTCATGGTACCGGCTGTATTTGCAGTCTCCGTTGCGCAAATTTCCCTCATCATCAATACCAATATTGCCTCGCATTTGCAAACCGGTAGCGTCTCTTGGCTCTCGTATGCGGATCGCCTAATGGAGTTTCCGACCGCTCTGC is a window from the Polynucleobacter sp. HIN11 genome containing:
- the rpsT gene encoding 30S ribosomal protein S20, producing MANTAQARKRARQSVKLNAHNASLRSKLRTSIKAVRKAIEAGDKDAAKKVFVAAQSTIDKITDKKIAHKNTAARQKSRLSAAIKAMA
- the ppnP gene encoding pyrimidine/purine nucleoside phosphorylase, producing the protein MQFDGVSVGKKANVYFDGKCVSHTVTLPNGVRKSVGVILPSTLRFDLSTKEVMEVVEGTAYVSINGHAEQTFTAGQSWTVEAGGYFVIRAEQPVHYVCHFG
- the murJ gene encoding murein biosynthesis integral membrane protein MurJ, which gives rise to MNLLSAAAKVSSLTMVSRITGLVRETLIARSFGASEWTDAFNVAFRLPNLLRRLFAEGAFSQAFVPILGEISNRGEKDQTRALIDAIATILFWALSLTVMIGVIAAPILVFIIAAGLKDGAAFETTVFMTRVMFPYIGLISMVSLSAGILNTFGRFAVPAFTPVLLNLSLIGGALFIAPTLEQPIYALSIGVMIGGVLQLAIQIPALMRLGLLPRIGLLPRKIKSAWQNPDARRVLKLMVPAVFAVSVAQISLIINTNIASHLQTGSVSWLSYADRLMEFPTALLGVALGTVLLPSLSKANAAQDTAQAGELLIWGLRLTFLLAAPCAIALFLFGTPISAVLYHYGQFNAMDVEMTRQALAAYGVGLIGLILVKILAPGFYSRQDIRTPVKIALVVLVFTQLANIGLVPLFAHAGLALSVGLGACLNAALLWLGLRRRGALPSAVGWFKYFGQLLVGLLPLSMVLFYGAQAHDWLALQVNPLIRIGLLGLWLGAAAIIYFASLWIVGLRWQNFLRHAK
- a CDS encoding DUF192 domain-containing protein — protein: MIRKYLTILAACFFFILTENTAAQGSSLPIIELKAGMHRIEAELADTPAARQTGLMYRTFMPTNAGMLFVFPEKAIHCFWMRNTKLPLTIAFIDDDGKIVNLSDMEPETQNNHCPRAPVRFALEMNQKWFAQRALGPGTVITGLPKR
- a CDS encoding argininosuccinate synthase; the protein is MSEIKKAVLAYSGGLDTSVILKWLQDTYGCEIVTFTADLGQGEELEPARAKALKFGIKPEHIFIDDLREEFVRDFVFPMFRANTIYEGEYLLGTSIARPLIAKRQIEIARQVGADAVSHGATGKGNDQVRFELGYYALEPGIKVIAPWREWDLLSREKLLAYAEKHDIPVEMKHKQGGAPYSMDANLLHISFEGRHLEDPNAEAEEAMWRWTVSPEKAPDQAQVIEIEFKQGDPVAINGKSLKPHELLSELNRLGGAHGIGRLDLVENRFVGMKSRGCYETPGGTILLKAHRAIESITLDREVAHLKDDLMPRYAALIYNGYWWSPERLALQTLIDHTQKTVNGVVRLKLYKGSVSVLARDSANTLFDQTIATFDDDGGAYNQADAGGFIKLNALRMRIAEIAKRKRAK
- the argF gene encoding ornithine carbamoyltransferase; protein product: MAKPQSPGRLRHYLQFSDFSRDEYEYLFGRAAWLKERFKRYETWHPLHDRTLAMIFEKHSTRTRLSFEAGVHQLGGHAVYMNTRDTQLGRGEPIEDAAQVISRMTDIIMIRTFEQETIERFAANSRVPVMNGLTNQYHPCQVLADVFTYVEARGPIQGKTVAWVGDANNMAYTWIQAAEKLDFEFRFSAPEGYQLERSRLQPSAFNHLVVCADPKDACKGADLVSTDVWTSMGYEAENATRMAAFKNWMVTEQLMALAHPDALFMHCLPAHRGEEVSAGVIDGPQSVVWEEAENRLHVQKALMEFLLCGRL